Proteins encoded within one genomic window of Microbacterium sp. zg-B185:
- the folB gene encoding dihydroneopterin aldolase, giving the protein MDVADEITLTGLRVFGRHGVYESERRDGQYFIVDATLHVSTTTAAASDDVVDTVHYGEAAEQIAAIVAGEPVNLLETLAQRIADALLGYDGVRMVAVTVHKPEAPIPLQFADVSVTIRRSRPESR; this is encoded by the coding sequence ATGGACGTCGCGGACGAGATCACGCTGACCGGCCTGCGGGTGTTCGGTCGGCACGGGGTGTACGAGAGTGAGCGCCGGGACGGCCAGTACTTCATCGTCGACGCGACGCTCCACGTCAGCACCACGACGGCGGCGGCCAGCGACGATGTCGTCGATACGGTGCACTACGGCGAGGCGGCCGAGCAGATCGCCGCCATCGTCGCCGGAGAACCCGTCAACCTGCTCGAGACGCTCGCCCAGCGCATCGCCGACGCATTGCTCGGTTACGACGGGGTGCGCATGGTCGCGGTGACGGTGCACAAGCCGGAAGCGCCCATCCCGCTGCAGTTCGCCGACGTTTCCGTCACGATCCGCCGCAGCCGACCGGAATCCCGCTAG
- the folK gene encoding 2-amino-4-hydroxy-6-hydroxymethyldihydropteridine diphosphokinase, translated as MSRRLAEGIDTDPHRTDPGPVRAVVALGANLGDRAATLEAAIQDLRRLPLVDEVRASAPVESVAVTPEGPDAAAPAYLNAVALVTTRLAPSLLMEFLHRIETRHGRERHQRWGDRTLDLDLISYGAVISEDVLLTLPHPRAAERDFVLQPWLTIDPDAELPGQGRVDAVLDRLRSGS; from the coding sequence GTGAGCCGCCGACTCGCCGAGGGAATCGACACCGACCCGCACCGGACCGATCCCGGGCCGGTGCGGGCGGTCGTCGCCCTCGGTGCCAACCTGGGCGACCGCGCGGCGACTCTCGAGGCGGCGATCCAGGACCTGCGGCGGCTGCCGCTGGTGGACGAGGTGCGCGCGTCCGCGCCGGTGGAGTCGGTGGCCGTCACGCCGGAGGGCCCGGATGCCGCGGCCCCGGCGTACCTGAACGCCGTCGCGCTGGTGACCACGCGGCTCGCGCCGTCCCTGCTGATGGAGTTCCTGCACCGGATCGAGACCCGCCACGGGCGTGAGCGGCACCAGCGGTGGGGGGATCGGACGCTGGATCTGGACCTCATCTCCTACGGCGCGGTGATCAGCGAAGACGTCTTGCTGACCCTGCCGCATCCACGGGCCGCTGAGCGCGACTTCGTGCTTCAACCGTGGCTGACGATCGATCCGGATGCGGAACTGCCCGGTCAAGGCAGGGTGGACGCGGTCCTGGATCGGCTGCGGAGCGGCTCGTGA
- a CDS encoding DUF3180 domain-containing protein, translating to MRRTGAGILLIAAAIGVALGFLLDQGLTAVGRATFIPSITLPIFLVLLGGIVVALALPIRRATRGVHGQPVNPFWALRIAMLAKASSIVGAAVGGLAGGLALFLLTRPVSPSVGSLGAIIATLVCGALLVAAGLYAEHLCTIRKDDDDEQPGGDDPGLAT from the coding sequence GTGAGACGAACCGGGGCCGGCATCCTGCTGATCGCGGCGGCCATCGGAGTCGCCCTCGGGTTCCTGTTGGACCAGGGGCTCACCGCCGTGGGCCGGGCGACCTTCATCCCCTCCATCACCCTGCCGATCTTCCTGGTGCTGCTCGGCGGAATCGTCGTGGCGCTCGCGCTGCCCATCCGCCGTGCGACGCGGGGAGTGCACGGTCAGCCGGTCAACCCGTTCTGGGCGCTGCGCATCGCCATGCTGGCGAAGGCGTCGAGCATCGTCGGAGCCGCCGTCGGCGGCCTCGCCGGTGGTCTGGCGCTGTTCCTGCTGACCCGCCCGGTTTCTCCCTCGGTAGGCTCGTTGGGCGCCATCATCGCGACCCTCGTCTGCGGTGCACTGCTGGTGGCCGCAGGCTTGTATGCCGAGCATCTCTGCACGATCCGGAAGGACGACGATGACGAACAGCCCGGAGGCGACGACCCCGGACTCGCCACGTAG